From the Oxobacter pfennigii genome, one window contains:
- a CDS encoding ABC transporter ATP-binding protein, with the protein MAKLLEFKNYSMGFKDDNGTVYNLLDNINFDIEEGKAVGIVGESGCGKSMTSLSIMGLLPKSAVVQGGEIIYKGGKLLQISEKEMQEIRGREIAMIFQEPMTSLNPVLTIGFQISEVLKKHNPEMSDGEIKERVIKQLEQVGIPGPEKRLNQYPHQFSGGMRQRVMIAMSVILKPNLLIADEPTTALDVTIQAQVLDIMRKLKEKDSLMLITHNLGIVADICDEVVVMYAGRVVEKGDMEKIFDNPLHPYTKGLMAAIPTLSSDKEELYSIPGSVPVSRNFNKGCRFADRCGFCLEKCMDNVPPVKESGKNHYVQCWL; encoded by the coding sequence GTGGCTAAGCTTTTGGAGTTTAAGAATTACAGTATGGGTTTTAAGGATGATAATGGTACGGTATATAATCTTTTGGATAATATAAATTTCGATATCGAAGAAGGAAAAGCTGTCGGAATCGTAGGAGAATCAGGTTGCGGCAAAAGTATGACAAGCCTCTCCATCATGGGACTTTTACCTAAAAGCGCCGTGGTACAGGGCGGTGAAATAATTTACAAAGGCGGAAAGCTTTTGCAAATAAGTGAAAAGGAGATGCAGGAAATTCGAGGCAGGGAAATCGCCATGATATTTCAGGAGCCCATGACATCTTTAAATCCGGTATTAACTATCGGATTTCAAATATCCGAAGTTTTAAAAAAACATAATCCGGAGATGAGTGACGGGGAGATAAAAGAAAGGGTGATTAAGCAATTAGAACAGGTAGGCATACCCGGTCCGGAAAAAAGGCTTAATCAATATCCCCATCAATTTTCTGGAGGTATGAGGCAGCGTGTAATGATTGCCATGTCCGTAATATTAAAGCCAAACCTTTTAATTGCCGACGAGCCTACTACCGCCCTTGACGTTACAATCCAGGCCCAGGTTCTGGATATAATGCGTAAATTAAAGGAAAAGGATTCCTTGATGCTCATAACTCACAATTTAGGCATAGTTGCAGATATATGTGATGAGGTGGTAGTCATGTATGCCGGCAGGGTTGTTGAGAAAGGCGATATGGAGAAAATATTCGATAATCCATTGCACCCATATACAAAAGGCCTTATGGCAGCTATACCGACTTTATCCTCCGATAAGGAAGAATTATATTCTATACCGGGAAGCGTCCCTGTAAGCCGCAATTTCAATAAAGGCTGCAGATTTGCCGACAGATGCGGGTTTTGTCTTGAAAAGTGCATGGATAATGTACCTCCTGTAAAAGAGTCAGGCAAAAATCACTATGTACAATGCTGGCTTTAA
- the aroF gene encoding 3-deoxy-7-phosphoheptulonate synthase, with the protein MIITLKPGTPATEIEKMKNRLEELGVAVNIIQGTSYCVFGLVGDTTKIDPSVIQADRNVESLLRVQDPFKLANRLFHPEDTEILVNESKIGKDTMAIIAGTCSIESEEQILILSKQVKEMGASFLRGDVFKPRSLPYRTISEEEVIDILKLAKHNTGLPLVTEVMSARNIEETSQYADVFTIGSRNMQNFELLKEAGKSGKPVILKRGQSSTFQEFLMAAEYIMAEGNNNVILCERGIRTFETSTRSTFDVSSIPALKKMSHLPVIVDPSHASGAWWMVEPLSKAAAAAGADGLMIEVHNDPSNAKCDGEHSIRPETFGTLIKSLKEIAKINNKYI; encoded by the coding sequence ATGATAATAACTTTAAAACCAGGTACACCGGCAACTGAAATTGAAAAAATGAAAAACAGATTAGAAGAACTGGGGGTAGCGGTAAATATAATTCAGGGAACCAGTTATTGTGTTTTCGGCCTTGTAGGCGATACAACGAAAATAGACCCAAGCGTAATACAGGCCGACAGAAATGTGGAATCGCTCCTTCGGGTACAGGACCCTTTCAAGCTTGCAAACAGGCTTTTTCATCCCGAGGATACAGAAATATTGGTCAATGAAAGCAAAATAGGCAAAGATACCATGGCGATAATCGCAGGTACCTGCTCCATTGAAAGTGAGGAGCAGATATTGATTCTCTCCAAGCAGGTTAAGGAAATGGGAGCTTCATTTTTGCGGGGAGACGTATTTAAGCCAAGATCCCTTCCCTATAGAACTATTAGTGAAGAAGAAGTAATCGATATATTAAAGCTTGCAAAACATAATACAGGCCTTCCCCTTGTAACCGAAGTCATGTCGGCAAGGAATATTGAAGAAACCTCCCAATATGCCGATGTATTTACCATAGGCTCAAGAAATATGCAAAACTTTGAGCTTTTAAAGGAAGCCGGCAAGTCCGGCAAGCCGGTGATATTAAAAAGAGGCCAGTCCTCCACTTTTCAGGAGTTTTTAATGGCAGCAGAATATATAATGGCAGAAGGGAATAATAATGTAATACTTTGTGAAAGGGGAATAAGGACTTTTGAAACAAGCACAAGGAGCACTTTTGATGTAAGCTCCATACCTGCATTGAAGAAAATGAGCCATCTTCCGGTAATAGTAGACCCCAGCCATGCCTCAGGGGCATGGTGGATGGTGGAGCCATTGTCAAAGGCAGCAGCGGCTGCCGGGGCAGACGGGCTTATGATAGAAGTCCACAATGACCCTTCAAACGCAAAATGCGACGGTGAGCATTCAATACGTCCTGAGACCTTCGGAACCCTTATAAAATCCCTGAAAGAAATTGCAAAAATAAACAATAAATATATTTAA
- a CDS encoding sensor histidine kinase yields the protein MKNISLRIKMFILIWVAIVPVVILHSMVIASQYKKAIDFELKSGEDYANAISVAFTNFIDRMWYAELSIGLSILENSSHDPAKIKEYLINCADSEPTILGITWANPDGVAVYSNNSGVAGLDSPFWSFYEKIRNGEDKVMSNLFISEVSQNPTFLVARAIRENGVLKGIVTVAINVNELRGIFPPNRVSETSSFGLIDENGMIVYSDSVPDLAYSKRQIKEDGPAWKSLKGEVVKISDYKINDGTKRLMVSVPLSKLKWAAYASIDIDEVIKNPYNEAVSSVVIMIFIILCSFLMALYLIVHILKPVRILEKAANAISRRDYTVRTNFKRKDELGQTGLAFDHMTEHIQELESGRQLFLQTAAHELRNPMTSIKGIASLISRRISEGKPIKDTAELITTLENEVNRLSKLLNMILEAFKLQRDNIEIKANMSPLDINDVVQTVIKPFIMDTSNNRNFILNASQPAIVFGDFDRLADVIRNFIDNAIKYSKDFSEIIINIVIERDDAIISVKDQGMGIPEDQLDKIFSSFYRVKNGSEKDPGGMGLGLYICKDIIIRHGGSIWAENNLDKGSIFYIKLPLYKE from the coding sequence ATGAAGAATATCAGCTTGAGGATTAAGATGTTCATTTTGATATGGGTAGCTATTGTACCTGTAGTTATATTGCATTCCATGGTAATTGCCTCCCAGTACAAAAAAGCGATTGACTTCGAACTTAAATCCGGTGAGGATTATGCCAATGCAATCAGTGTGGCTTTTACTAATTTTATTGACAGAATGTGGTATGCCGAGTTGTCAATAGGTTTATCTATACTAGAAAATTCTTCCCATGATCCGGCAAAAATAAAGGAATATCTAATTAACTGCGCTGATTCCGAACCGACAATTTTAGGAATTACATGGGCAAATCCCGATGGAGTAGCAGTTTACTCAAATAATAGCGGAGTTGCAGGCCTAGATTCACCCTTCTGGAGTTTTTACGAAAAGATCAGGAATGGTGAAGATAAGGTGATGTCAAATCTTTTTATAAGTGAGGTTTCCCAAAACCCTACATTTTTAGTTGCCAGGGCGATAAGGGAAAATGGAGTTTTAAAGGGCATAGTAACAGTAGCAATAAACGTGAATGAATTAAGAGGTATATTTCCTCCCAATAGGGTAAGTGAAACCAGCTCATTTGGACTTATAGACGAGAACGGGATGATTGTATATTCCGACAGCGTACCTGATTTGGCTTACAGCAAGAGACAGATAAAGGAAGACGGGCCGGCGTGGAAGTCACTTAAAGGCGAAGTAGTAAAGATAAGTGATTATAAAATAAATGACGGCACAAAACGTTTGATGGTAAGTGTACCTCTGTCAAAATTAAAATGGGCTGCATATGCCTCCATTGATATTGATGAAGTCATAAAAAATCCTTATAATGAAGCCGTATCAAGTGTAGTTATAATGATTTTTATAATTTTATGTTCATTTCTTATGGCTTTGTACTTGATAGTACATATATTAAAACCTGTCAGAATCTTAGAAAAGGCCGCAAATGCCATTTCAAGAAGAGACTATACTGTAAGAACCAATTTTAAAAGAAAAGATGAACTTGGTCAAACAGGCTTAGCCTTCGATCATATGACAGAACATATACAGGAACTGGAAAGCGGACGTCAGCTGTTTTTACAGACCGCAGCTCATGAATTGAGGAACCCCATGACAAGCATAAAAGGAATAGCTTCATTGATCAGCAGAAGAATAAGTGAAGGAAAACCTATAAAGGATACTGCAGAGCTTATCACAACATTGGAAAATGAAGTTAATCGCTTATCAAAGTTATTAAATATGATACTTGAGGCCTTCAAGCTTCAAAGAGATAATATAGAGATAAAAGCCAATATGAGTCCCTTGGATATAAATGATGTAGTGCAAACTGTGATAAAACCATTCATCATGGATACCAGCAATAACAGGAACTTTATTTTGAATGCTTCCCAGCCAGCCATAGTTTTTGGTGATTTTGACAGGCTGGCAGATGTGATCAGGAATTTCATTGACAATGCCATTAAATACTCAAAGGATTTCAGTGAAATAATCATAAACATAGTCATAGAAAGGGACGATGCCATTATATCAGTAAAAGATCAGGGGATGGGTATACCCGAAGACCAACTGGATAAAATATTTAGCAGCTTTTACCGGGTGAAAAATGGCTCGGAAAAGGACCCCGGAGGTATGGGGTTGGGATTATATATATGTAAGGATATTATAATAAGACATGGCGGAAGCATATGGGCGGAAAATAATTTGGATAAAGGAAGTATTTTTTATATAAAGCTGCCTTTATATAAAGAATAA
- a CDS encoding ABC transporter permease, which yields MKNELGRKKDAGPLWTLSPVVLWLLAFLTVPFIIVIIMSFLTRGVYGQVEYTFSGEGYLRLLNSTYIKILVNSLKISLFTTALCLIFGYPFAYYIAKAPKKYRALLLMLIVIPFWTNSLIRTYAWITLLRTEGIINSYLIKLGLISNPIQMLYTDGVVLLGLVYTLFPFMVLPLYASIDNVDKAYLEAASDLGAPPVKTFLKVTLPLTMPGIVAGCLLVYIPTLGLFFIPDLMGGSKIMLISNLIKNQFLTARDWPFGSAISIVVIMITFVFIGVYFKLSGNKRAEVI from the coding sequence ATGAAAAATGAATTAGGGAGAAAAAAAGATGCAGGTCCTTTATGGACACTGTCACCTGTAGTATTGTGGCTGCTGGCTTTTTTAACGGTTCCTTTCATTATAGTAATAATTATGAGCTTTTTAACCAGGGGAGTCTACGGACAGGTTGAATATACATTCAGCGGTGAAGGCTATTTAAGGCTTTTAAACTCTACATATATAAAGATACTTGTAAATTCTCTTAAAATTTCATTGTTCACCACAGCTTTATGCCTTATATTCGGTTATCCCTTTGCTTACTATATTGCAAAGGCTCCGAAGAAATACAGGGCATTGCTTTTAATGCTAATTGTAATACCCTTTTGGACAAATTCTCTTATAAGGACATATGCATGGATAACGCTTTTAAGGACGGAAGGAATTATAAATTCCTACCTTATAAAGCTGGGATTGATATCAAACCCTATACAGATGCTCTATACCGACGGAGTAGTTTTATTAGGGCTTGTTTATACTTTATTCCCATTTATGGTGCTGCCATTGTATGCTTCCATAGATAACGTGGATAAAGCTTATCTTGAAGCTGCCAGCGATCTTGGGGCACCGCCTGTTAAAACATTTTTAAAAGTTACTCTGCCCCTTACCATGCCTGGCATTGTAGCGGGCTGCTTGCTTGTTTACATACCCACTTTGGGATTATTCTTCATACCAGACCTTATGGGAGGCAGCAAGATAATGCTAATAAGCAATCTAATAAAAAATCAGTTTTTAACAGCGAGGGATTGGCCATTTGGTTCGGCAATTTCTATAGTTGTCATTATGATTACCTTTGTATTCATAGGCGTATATTTTAAACTCAGCGGAAACAAGAGGGCCGAGGTGATATGA
- a CDS encoding ABC transporter ATP-binding protein — MKGCEKSMNEKILKVSNLTKYFDIYSGIFGKKGSVHAVEDVSFDLYKSETLGIVGESGSGKSTLGRVILKLIRHTKGKVIYKGKDILSLKGKEFRAIRRELQMVFQDPYASLNPRFKIGDAIIEPMLANNIVKSKAEAREKVIKILELVGLQGEMYDRYPHEFSGGQRQRISIARALALEPLVLVCDEAVSALDVSVQAQILNLFNQLKKRLDLTYIFISHDLAVIKYISDRIMVMYLGEVMELAPTEQLFKKTYHPYTEALISAIPEPTTKAKKERIILEGDIPSPIDPPSGCRFRTRCQKSMEICTKEHPEIIEIEPNHYVRCHIYSGKKEE; from the coding sequence ATGAAAGGGTGTGAAAAGTCCATGAATGAAAAAATATTAAAAGTGAGCAATCTTACAAAATACTTTGATATATACAGCGGTATTTTTGGAAAAAAAGGCAGTGTACATGCTGTTGAGGATGTAAGCTTTGATTTGTATAAATCCGAAACTTTAGGGATTGTTGGCGAATCCGGCTCAGGCAAATCCACATTAGGAAGGGTAATATTAAAGCTCATAAGACATACAAAAGGCAAGGTCATATATAAGGGAAAGGACATCTTAAGCCTTAAAGGAAAGGAGTTTAGGGCTATTCGCCGGGAGCTTCAGATGGTTTTCCAGGACCCTTATGCTTCCCTTAATCCTAGGTTTAAAATAGGTGACGCCATTATTGAACCCATGCTGGCAAACAATATTGTAAAAAGCAAAGCAGAAGCCAGGGAAAAGGTAATAAAGATTCTTGAACTGGTAGGGCTTCAAGGAGAAATGTATGACAGATATCCTCATGAGTTTTCAGGAGGGCAGCGGCAGAGAATAAGCATAGCAAGAGCTCTGGCCCTGGAGCCTCTAGTACTCGTGTGTGATGAAGCGGTATCGGCACTGGATGTTTCAGTACAGGCCCAGATACTTAACCTTTTCAATCAGCTTAAGAAAAGGCTGGATTTAACTTATATTTTCATAAGCCATGATTTGGCTGTTATCAAATATATAAGTGACAGGATAATGGTAATGTACTTAGGAGAAGTAATGGAATTAGCACCGACAGAGCAGTTGTTTAAAAAGACATATCATCCTTATACTGAAGCCCTAATATCTGCAATTCCCGAACCTACTACAAAGGCAAAAAAAGAGAGGATTATTCTGGAAGGTGATATCCCCAGCCCCATTGATCCGCCATCAGGATGCAGGTTCAGGACAAGATGTCAAAAATCCATGGAAATATGTACAAAGGAACATCCGGAAATAATAGAAATAGAACCAAATCATTACGTTCGATGTCATATTTATTCCGGGAAAAAAGAGGAGTGA
- a CDS encoding ABC transporter permease, whose protein sequence is MANYLAKRIFKGLLTIFVSVTITFFIIRLMPSDPVTLLVDPKMSPEVQQAMMRQFGLDKPIGEQYLVFIQQMMTGNLGISFKTREPVTEVIMQKLPWTLLLLFLVVVLSLAIGIPIGMLAAKKRNSVFDKIINVLITTGISIFIPFLSFALLYIFAYYLKLFPTGGAYTPPPQKGFAYIADVARHAVLPALTLFINNVAAIILYTRNSMIDVLKEDYIRTAYAKGWHEKYVIKTHALKNALIPTITVTGLMVGSMVGGAVMTETVYAWPGIGRLIYDSVSSMDFPVLQGAFLILAISVVVMSIVTDLIVAWLDPRIKLGG, encoded by the coding sequence ATGGCCAACTATTTAGCTAAAAGGATATTCAAAGGTTTGCTGACAATTTTTGTATCGGTAACCATTACATTTTTCATAATAAGGCTGATGCCTTCCGACCCGGTTACGCTCCTGGTAGATCCTAAAATGAGTCCTGAGGTGCAGCAGGCCATGATGAGGCAGTTTGGGCTGGATAAACCCATAGGTGAACAATATCTGGTATTTATTCAGCAGATGATGACAGGTAATTTGGGCATATCTTTTAAGACCAGAGAGCCTGTTACCGAGGTTATTATGCAAAAGCTGCCCTGGACTTTGTTGTTGCTATTTTTGGTAGTTGTATTGTCATTGGCAATAGGCATACCAATAGGGATGCTGGCGGCAAAAAAGAGAAATTCGGTCTTTGACAAGATAATAAATGTGTTGATAACAACGGGTATATCAATTTTCATACCTTTTTTATCCTTCGCATTGCTGTATATATTCGCATATTATTTAAAGCTGTTCCCAACAGGAGGAGCCTATACGCCTCCGCCGCAAAAAGGCTTTGCATATATAGCCGACGTGGCAAGACACGCAGTATTGCCGGCGCTTACGCTTTTTATAAACAATGTTGCAGCAATAATACTTTATACAAGAAACAGCATGATTGATGTATTAAAAGAGGATTATATAAGGACTGCCTATGCAAAGGGCTGGCATGAAAAATACGTGATAAAAACCCATGCACTTAAAAATGCGTTGATTCCTACAATTACCGTAACGGGGCTTATGGTAGGTTCCATGGTAGGAGGTGCTGTTATGACAGAGACGGTGTATGCCTGGCCGGGTATAGGAAGGCTCATATACGATTCCGTAAGTTCCATGGATTTTCCCGTTCTTCAGGGTGCATTTCTTATTTTGGCCATATCCGTAGTGGTTATGAGCATAGTTACGGATTTAATCGTAGCATGGCTTGACCCGCGTATTAAGTTAGGGGGTTAA
- a CDS encoding ABC transporter substrate-binding protein encodes MMLKFLKKFRRIMSLSLLACLVISLAACGNSSQQNNSASNETGGEVNVFNWSEYLPQSVIDKFEEKYNIKVNYTTYSSNEEMLAKIMAGGSQFDISVATDYMADIMIKQGLAEEIDMSNIPNFKNIGDQFKNMDYDPGNKYTVPYMWGNAVIAVNTGKVKTDVKGYSDLFNEGFKNSLVVLDDQRGILGIILKKLGYSLNETDPVKLEEAKQEFIKLKENIKAYDSDSPKTMLINGEALAGVVWGAEAVLAQQENPDIKAVLPEEGMYLWQDNFIIPKGAPNKKNAELFMNFILEPEISAEISKEFPYANPNLEAHKLMDKETLENEAIYPGEADIEKGEHLKDIGDAIKIYDAIWTDVKAR; translated from the coding sequence ATGATGTTAAAATTCCTGAAAAAGTTCAGACGAATTATGAGTTTAAGTTTATTGGCCTGCCTTGTTATATCTCTGGCGGCCTGCGGAAATTCTTCACAGCAGAACAATTCCGCATCGAATGAGACCGGCGGAGAAGTAAATGTATTTAACTGGTCCGAATATCTTCCTCAGTCAGTTATCGATAAATTCGAAGAAAAGTATAATATAAAGGTAAATTATACTACATATTCTTCCAATGAAGAAATGCTGGCAAAAATTATGGCGGGCGGTTCACAGTTTGATATTTCCGTTGCTACCGATTACATGGCAGATATTATGATAAAACAGGGATTAGCTGAAGAAATCGATATGAGCAACATCCCTAATTTCAAAAACATAGGCGACCAATTTAAAAATATGGATTATGATCCGGGAAATAAATATACAGTTCCGTATATGTGGGGAAATGCGGTTATTGCCGTTAATACAGGCAAGGTAAAGACAGATGTTAAAGGCTACAGTGATCTCTTTAATGAAGGATTTAAAAATTCACTGGTGGTTTTGGACGACCAGAGAGGAATATTGGGAATAATATTAAAGAAGCTTGGATATTCCTTGAATGAAACAGACCCTGTCAAATTGGAAGAGGCTAAGCAGGAATTCATTAAGCTTAAGGAAAATATAAAAGCTTACGACAGCGACAGCCCAAAAACAATGTTAATAAACGGAGAAGCATTAGCCGGAGTTGTATGGGGTGCTGAAGCAGTACTTGCACAGCAGGAAAATCCCGATATTAAAGCTGTGCTCCCTGAGGAAGGCATGTATTTATGGCAGGATAATTTCATTATCCCCAAGGGTGCTCCCAATAAGAAAAATGCCGAACTCTTTATGAACTTCATACTGGAGCCCGAAATCAGCGCTGAGATTTCAAAGGAATTTCCTTATGCCAATCCTAATCTTGAGGCTCACAAATTAATGGATAAGGAAACCCTCGAAAATGAAGCTATTTATCCTGGTGAAGCAGATATTGAAAAAGGCGAACATTTAAAAGATATCGGTGATGCAATAAAAATCTATGATGCCATATGGACTGATGTTAAAGCCCGGTAA
- a CDS encoding ABC transporter ATP-binding protein encodes MSDCMIQLINLKKVFKEQKTVNEQAAVNDVSIKIKKGEFITLLGPSGCGKTTTLRMIAGFEEPSSGSILIDGQDVSYKQPHERDVNTVFQSYALFPHMNVYSNVAFGLKIKKVPNEEIKKKVSEVLKLVQLEGYDLRYPNQLSGGQKQRVAIARAVVNSPKVLLLDEPLGALDLKLRKQMQFELKHLQQKLGITFIYVTHDQEEALTMSDRIAVMNNGKIEQVGTPDEIYEKPHTKFVADFIGESNMFEAKVKNYQGDLINLVIEDGQDISIKADAEKKDLCSGENILITIRPERMKFSKTPEKGKNSVCCTIKERVYIGSIQKTIAQLKNGKEITVSEPAGYVFDYNNNKDAFVSWEYEHGVVIKG; translated from the coding sequence ATGAGCGATTGTATGATTCAACTTATAAATTTAAAAAAAGTTTTTAAAGAACAGAAAACGGTAAATGAACAGGCTGCAGTTAACGATGTATCAATTAAGATTAAAAAAGGTGAATTTATAACGCTCTTAGGCCCCAGCGGCTGCGGAAAGACTACCACCTTAAGGATGATTGCGGGTTTCGAAGAACCTTCAAGCGGAAGCATATTGATCGACGGACAGGACGTGTCGTACAAGCAGCCCCATGAGCGGGATGTAAATACGGTATTTCAAAGCTATGCCCTTTTTCCTCATATGAACGTGTACAGCAATGTTGCATTCGGACTTAAAATTAAAAAGGTTCCCAATGAGGAAATAAAGAAAAAGGTAAGCGAAGTCTTAAAACTGGTGCAGTTAGAGGGATATGATTTAAGGTACCCCAACCAGTTAAGCGGCGGACAAAAACAAAGAGTTGCCATAGCAAGAGCTGTTGTCAACAGTCCGAAGGTCCTTCTTTTGGACGAGCCATTGGGAGCGCTGGATTTAAAATTGAGAAAGCAGATGCAGTTTGAATTAAAGCACCTTCAGCAGAAGCTGGGGATAACATTTATATATGTAACCCATGATCAGGAAGAAGCGCTGACCATGTCGGACAGGATTGCCGTAATGAATAACGGCAAAATCGAGCAGGTGGGAACCCCGGATGAGATATATGAAAAACCTCATACAAAATTCGTGGCGGATTTTATCGGCGAATCCAATATGTTTGAAGCAAAAGTTAAAAATTATCAGGGTGATTTGATTAATTTGGTAATAGAAGACGGGCAGGACATAAGCATAAAGGCTGATGCGGAAAAGAAAGACCTTTGTTCGGGAGAGAACATATTAATTACAATACGGCCTGAAAGAATGAAATTTTCTAAAACACCTGAAAAGGGGAAAAATTCGGTTTGCTGCACGATAAAAGAGAGGGTATATATAGGTTCTATTCAAAAGACCATAGCCCAATTAAAGAACGGAAAAGAAATAACCGTAAGCGAGCCGGCAGGATATGTATTTGATTACAATAACAATAAAGATGCATTTGTCAGCTGGGAATATGAACATGGAGTGGTGATAAAGGGATGA
- a CDS encoding ABC transporter permease: MKSRTFINSFIRNRLSMLGFTGVLIIVLLGVMAPLISEYPKGYGSEVLLSPSMNHFFGTDGLGLDVFAQVVWGARTSLYVSVMAVLVAALIGIPAGLISGYFKGYTGAIIDSVIDIFLTLPVLPLMIVIAAIVGSSITNVAVVIGLFAWPSLARVTRNSTMKIAEMQFIEAAKCTGIKTVVILFKHILLNIAGPVLVNLTLVMATAVLSESGLSFLGLGDPTTWSWGTILKKAWDAGAVIDTPNPWWWWLFTSCFIMLYVICFNLLGNGINEALNPKSRD, from the coding sequence ATGAAGAGCAGGACATTTATTAATTCATTTATTAGAAATAGATTAAGCATGCTGGGATTTACGGGAGTTCTTATAATAGTGCTTTTAGGTGTAATGGCACCATTAATCTCAGAATACCCCAAAGGATACGGAAGTGAAGTGCTGCTATCTCCTTCAATGAATCATTTTTTCGGCACCGACGGTTTGGGATTGGATGTTTTCGCACAAGTGGTTTGGGGCGCAAGAACTTCGTTATATGTATCTGTCATGGCGGTTTTGGTAGCAGCACTCATTGGAATTCCCGCAGGCTTGATTTCGGGATATTTTAAAGGTTATACAGGTGCAATTATTGACAGCGTTATAGATATATTTCTTACTCTTCCGGTGCTGCCTTTAATGATTGTCATTGCCGCAATTGTAGGATCATCCATAACAAACGTTGCTGTAGTAATAGGACTCTTTGCCTGGCCTTCACTGGCGCGAGTCACAAGAAACTCAACCATGAAAATCGCTGAAATGCAGTTTATAGAGGCAGCAAAATGTACAGGCATTAAAACGGTGGTTATATTATTCAAACACATATTATTAAACATAGCAGGCCCGGTCCTTGTAAACCTTACTTTGGTTATGGCGACGGCGGTGCTTTCGGAATCAGGCTTAAGCTTTTTAGGCTTAGGGGATCCCACAACCTGGTCTTGGGGTACCATTCTTAAAAAAGCCTGGGATGCAGGAGCGGTAATAGATACTCCCAATCCATGGTGGTGGTGGCTCTTCACAAGCTGTTTTATTATGCTTTATGTAATTTGCTTCAATTTGCTGGGAAACGGCATAAATGAAGCTTTAAATCCAAAATCAAGAGATTAG
- a CDS encoding ABC transporter permease subunit, whose product MMKQNKLTKSTFSIYAAFVYIILYMPIVVLIIFSFNDSTINAVWQGFTLKWYVGLFDNKEVLEAMWNTIVIGVISSLISTMIGTLAAVGMYKYNFKGKTVLDGMLYVPIIIPEIVMGIALLMFFSQFKAIFPLGTLTLILAHITFSISYVVVVVRARLEGFDRSLEEAAMDLGANQLETFVKVTLPIIMPGIVAGALLAFTLSVDDVIISFFVSGPGSTTLPLKIFSMVRFGVTPEINALSTIMLVVTLTIAVLSEKIRMKFSK is encoded by the coding sequence ATGATGAAGCAGAATAAACTGACTAAAAGCACATTTTCAATATATGCAGCTTTTGTTTACATCATATTATATATGCCAATAGTTGTTTTAATAATTTTTTCCTTCAACGATTCAACGATAAATGCGGTATGGCAGGGTTTTACACTGAAATGGTACGTAGGCCTTTTTGATAATAAGGAAGTCTTGGAGGCTATGTGGAATACAATAGTGATAGGAGTGATAAGCTCCCTGATATCAACAATGATAGGAACCCTTGCGGCTGTTGGGATGTATAAATACAATTTCAAGGGAAAGACGGTCTTGGACGGTATGCTGTATGTTCCCATAATAATACCGGAAATAGTAATGGGAATAGCACTTTTGATGTTTTTCTCACAGTTTAAGGCCATATTTCCGTTAGGGACCCTGACCCTTATATTAGCCCATATAACCTTCAGCATATCCTATGTGGTGGTGGTTGTGAGGGCGAGGTTGGAAGGATTTGACAGGTCGCTGGAGGAAGCGGCAATGGATTTGGGGGCAAATCAGTTAGAAACCTTTGTGAAGGTTACTTTGCCCATAATCATGCCGGGAATTGTGGCAGGAGCTCTATTGGCCTTTACATTATCGGTGGACGACGTTATCATAAGCTTCTTTGTATCAGGCCCGGGCTCTACAACACTGCCCCTTAAAATATTCTCCATGGTGAGATTCGGCGTAACTCCTGAGATAAATGCCCTGTCCACCATAATGCTTGTTGTTACCTTGACTATTGCTGTTTTATCCGAAAAAATCAGAATGAAATTCAGTAAATAA